The Chitinophaga sp. H8 genome contains a region encoding:
- a CDS encoding zinc-dependent alcohol dehydrogenase has translation MKALYYPAHDELLLTDLPVPECQPDEVLVKVKACGICGSELETFKTRSLRRVPPLIMGHEFCGVIETVGTAVKDWKAGDAVVSNSVISCGNCESCREGKTNLCSHRQVFGMHRNGAFGAYVNVPAAVLLSLPVGVAPRLACITEPLANGVHLVRLTQHLPLKNIVIIGAGPIGLTAQQAFKALRGVAGIVVDIRQERLEVAKRMGVAGVVNPGTEELVAAIKKITGGAPIDLVIDAVGASQTNQQGLEMVKPGGTLMMIGLYNNSKSLLSYDIVLNEKAVMGSYAATQNDMQEALALIISGKVDVGSWVHYYPLDRGREAFFDMMDAVDNHIKSVIVFE, from the coding sequence ATGAAAGCATTGTATTATCCAGCTCATGATGAGTTGTTATTGACTGATTTACCGGTACCGGAATGCCAGCCAGATGAAGTGTTGGTAAAGGTAAAAGCTTGCGGAATTTGCGGCAGTGAATTGGAGACATTTAAAACCAGAAGTCTCCGGCGCGTACCTCCTCTTATTATGGGTCATGAGTTTTGCGGTGTAATTGAAACAGTGGGAACGGCTGTGAAAGACTGGAAAGCCGGTGATGCTGTAGTCAGCAATTCAGTAATATCCTGCGGCAATTGTGAAAGTTGCAGAGAGGGCAAAACGAATTTATGCAGTCATCGCCAGGTTTTTGGCATGCACCGTAATGGCGCTTTCGGTGCCTATGTAAATGTACCGGCTGCCGTACTGCTTAGTTTGCCAGTGGGAGTGGCCCCCCGTTTAGCATGTATTACAGAACCACTGGCTAATGGGGTGCATCTGGTGAGATTGACACAACACCTGCCGCTTAAGAATATTGTGATAATTGGTGCTGGCCCTATTGGCTTAACTGCCCAACAGGCGTTTAAAGCATTGCGTGGAGTTGCCGGCATTGTAGTCGATATCAGACAAGAACGATTGGAGGTGGCAAAAAGAATGGGGGTAGCAGGGGTGGTCAATCCCGGAACTGAGGAGCTGGTGGCTGCCATAAAAAAGATTACTGGTGGTGCGCCCATTGATTTGGTAATAGATGCCGTGGGGGCTTCGCAAACCAACCAGCAGGGGCTGGAGATGGTGAAACCAGGAGGCACATTAATGATGATAGGATTGTACAATAATAGCAAGTCATTGCTGAGTTATGATATTGTCCTGAATGAAAAAGCTGTGATGGGCAGTTATGCAGCTACACAAAACGATATGCAGGAGGCGCTGGCCTTGATCATTTCCGGTAAGGTGGATGTGGGTTCATGGGTGCATTATTATCCATTGGATCGTGGCCGCGAGGCTTTTTTTGATATGATGGATGCGGTGGACAATCATATAAAATCAGTGATAGTATTTGAATAA
- a CDS encoding cyclase family protein, translating into MQLIDLSHPLEHGQQTFPSDPKLSIIPHGNTQTLKYNITQISIGSHQGTHLDAMYHFLDDGKTIDQMPLDWFYGPTHLLRIPKKANEEITVEDFMPYEAQLLPAAKIIFETGWHKHFGKDYFFSDFPSLTQEAAKFLVSKKIRLLGMDMPTPGKDWYELHHILLPAEIVVVESLANLDKVPDQFTFMGFPLNFKGRDGSPIRAIARVDS; encoded by the coding sequence ATGCAATTGATTGATTTATCTCATCCACTCGAACACGGACAACAAACTTTTCCGAGTGATCCCAAATTGAGTATTATACCGCATGGCAATACCCAAACACTGAAATATAACATTACACAAATATCTATTGGTTCACATCAGGGTACTCATCTGGATGCCATGTATCATTTTCTGGATGATGGAAAAACCATTGATCAAATGCCACTGGATTGGTTTTATGGACCTACTCATTTATTGAGAATTCCCAAAAAAGCCAATGAGGAGATTACAGTAGAAGATTTTATGCCTTATGAGGCACAACTATTGCCAGCGGCCAAAATAATATTTGAAACCGGCTGGCATAAACATTTTGGCAAAGACTATTTTTTTTCAGACTTCCCGTCTTTAACACAAGAAGCAGCAAAATTCCTGGTAAGTAAAAAAATCAGGCTGCTTGGAATGGATATGCCCACACCTGGTAAGGATTGGTACGAACTGCACCACATTCTTTTACCTGCGGAGATTGTAGTAGTAGAAAGTTTGGCTAACCTGGATAAAGTACCCGACCAATTTACATTTATGGGTTTTCCCCTGAATTTTAAAGGCAGGGACGGTTCACCCATCAGAGCAATAGCCAGGGTGGATAGCTAA
- a CDS encoding SDR family NAD(P)-dependent oxidoreductase has product MKGLTNKIAVITGGLGDLGYATAQRLHEEGCRVVLVDLQPDMEGKAGLIHAHFVQLDISNEAAVEKACEGIAAQVGNVHILVNTAACFIFKGVEATAADWATINAVNIGGTSLMAKYIVPQMRSNGGGSIINFSSVSGFVGQSNFATYNATKFAIRGLTKCWAQDLAPDGIRVNTLCPGYIYTQAFINSCEKLGLDVEEENKRAAAMHLLNRQGRVEEVAAAAAFLASDDASFITGSDLLVDGGYLAK; this is encoded by the coding sequence ATGAAAGGACTTACAAATAAAATTGCTGTTATTACAGGGGGCCTTGGAGATCTGGGGTATGCAACAGCTCAGCGCCTCCATGAAGAGGGGTGTCGCGTGGTATTGGTAGATCTGCAACCCGACATGGAAGGAAAGGCTGGGCTAATCCATGCTCACTTTGTTCAGCTTGATATAAGCAATGAGGCGGCAGTGGAAAAGGCTTGTGAAGGTATTGCAGCGCAGGTGGGTAATGTACACATACTGGTAAACACAGCAGCCTGCTTTATTTTTAAAGGGGTGGAAGCTACTGCTGCTGATTGGGCCACTATCAATGCTGTAAACATTGGAGGGACCTCACTAATGGCAAAATACATTGTGCCGCAGATGCGTAGCAACGGTGGCGGCAGTATCATTAATTTTTCGTCGGTAAGTGGCTTTGTCGGGCAATCAAATTTTGCTACCTACAATGCTACGAAGTTTGCGATCAGGGGGCTAACCAAATGTTGGGCACAGGATCTGGCGCCAGATGGTATAAGAGTAAATACACTGTGCCCAGGTTATATTTATACGCAGGCGTTTATTAACTCCTGTGAAAAACTCGGTCTGGATGTGGAAGAAGAAAATAAACGGGCTGCTGCTATGCATTTGCTCAACCGGCAGGGCAGGGTGGAAGAGGTAGCTGCCGCTGCTGCATTCCTGGCCAGCGATGATGCTTCCTTTATTACAGGGAGTGATCTGCTGGTAGATGGTGGTTACCTGGCAAAATAA
- a CDS encoding family 78 glycoside hydrolase catalytic domain yields the protein MNIYKIIVTWCLLLLLLPVYAQVRVATALCDNRINPTGIHTQAFFFSWQLVSQKNNQKQTAYQLVIASSKSMLDRQQYDIYNSRIVKSNQSIQVIYKGPALLPGRTYYWKVKVWDASNVASQWSEPQTFITGLFEPSDWGAARWIGAESASPDTRVVPFVHGKLKENDPRIIKSKAAPLLRKSFFVAKPVKSALLFISGLGHYQASINGAKIGNAFLAPGWTTYDKTVLYNTYDITNDLSKGNNVIGVVLGDGFYNVSQERYVKGTGSFGKPKMIAQLKIIYTDGSEEYVVSDTSWKTKPSPIVFNNIYGGEDFDARFIEKKWNTGSYNDREWKPALLAAVPKGRLLPEIDYPVTIMDTLSVKSVKVIGDNKACYDFGQNISGIPQIKIKGKPGQTVKLIPAELVLDNGNVNQADGVTPHFYQYTIGSNDEETWHPNFSYFAARYVQVEGAGIKNQQANDDRPVITDIKLLHNRNSAPANGDFICSDSLLNRIYQLVDWAIKSNIQSYITDNPQREKLSWQGEQNFMRAAINYGYDVYNLYRSLVQNMKDAQHSNGLIPDIAPEYIQFDGPFVDSPEWGTTGMLDLWFLYSCYGDTAIIRNAYPMMRAYAQYLQTKAENHLLLYGLGDWLDVGNVTPKGLTATAYYYKAIAALGTMAAIIGEKQDASFYQQLSDSIKQSFNHKFFNEEKKIYATGSQTAMAMPLSLGMVDEKNKKEVLDNLIHQIESIDGNRITAGDVGHRFLVKALYENNHPEVLYNITKRGDVPGYAYQLNLGATALIETWDGKASQNQLAMGHILEWFYEGIAGIRQDKQSVAFKNIIIQPQVVGAITSASGSFHSPYGWIKSNWELKQNMFSIDIEIPVNTQAKVILPARSNSKIWMNGRKLDGWKWDNETVTLQVNAGKYTINIK from the coding sequence ATGAATATTTATAAGATAATTGTAACATGGTGCCTGCTGCTCTTACTCCTCCCGGTATACGCCCAGGTTAGGGTAGCAACAGCACTTTGTGATAACCGGATCAATCCAACAGGTATTCATACACAGGCGTTTTTTTTCTCGTGGCAACTCGTTTCGCAGAAAAACAATCAAAAGCAAACTGCTTATCAGCTGGTAATAGCATCTTCAAAGTCTATGCTGGACCGCCAGCAATATGATATATATAATTCCAGAATTGTTAAATCCAATCAGAGCATCCAGGTAATATACAAGGGGCCGGCGTTATTGCCTGGTCGAACCTATTATTGGAAGGTTAAAGTCTGGGATGCCAGTAATGTTGCATCTCAATGGAGCGAACCGCAGACTTTTATCACGGGACTTTTTGAGCCATCAGATTGGGGGGCGGCCCGCTGGATCGGTGCGGAGAGCGCATCGCCGGATACGAGAGTGGTACCATTTGTACATGGTAAATTGAAGGAAAATGACCCCAGGATCATTAAAAGCAAAGCTGCTCCGTTGCTGCGAAAATCCTTTTTTGTTGCTAAACCGGTGAAATCTGCTTTGTTGTTCATCAGTGGATTGGGACATTACCAGGCAAGTATCAATGGGGCAAAGATTGGTAATGCTTTCCTGGCGCCTGGTTGGACAACCTATGATAAAACTGTTTTGTATAACACGTACGATATTACTAACGATCTGTCAAAAGGAAATAATGTTATTGGGGTAGTATTGGGCGACGGATTTTATAATGTTTCTCAGGAACGCTATGTAAAGGGTACAGGCTCTTTTGGTAAACCTAAAATGATCGCACAGCTAAAAATCATTTATACAGATGGAAGTGAGGAATATGTTGTAAGCGATACGTCATGGAAGACAAAGCCTTCACCCATTGTTTTTAATAATATTTATGGTGGGGAGGATTTTGATGCACGGTTTATTGAAAAGAAATGGAATACAGGATCCTATAATGATAGGGAATGGAAGCCTGCTTTACTTGCAGCTGTACCCAAAGGGAGATTGTTGCCTGAAATTGATTATCCGGTAACAATTATGGATACACTTTCGGTAAAAAGCGTGAAAGTGATTGGAGATAATAAAGCGTGTTATGATTTTGGTCAGAATATTTCAGGTATCCCGCAGATAAAAATTAAAGGGAAGCCCGGTCAAACAGTAAAATTAATTCCTGCAGAATTAGTTTTGGATAATGGAAATGTAAATCAGGCAGATGGGGTAACTCCACATTTTTATCAATACACAATTGGCAGCAACGACGAGGAAACCTGGCATCCCAACTTTAGCTATTTTGCAGCCCGTTATGTACAGGTAGAGGGTGCAGGAATCAAAAATCAACAAGCCAACGACGATAGGCCCGTAATAACCGACATTAAATTGCTGCATAACAGGAATAGTGCCCCTGCAAATGGTGATTTTATTTGTTCTGACAGTTTATTGAACCGTATTTACCAGCTGGTAGATTGGGCCATCAAAAGTAATATCCAGAGTTATATAACCGATAATCCACAGCGAGAGAAACTAAGTTGGCAGGGTGAACAGAACTTTATGCGGGCAGCGATTAATTATGGTTATGATGTATACAACCTCTATCGAAGCCTGGTGCAGAATATGAAAGATGCACAGCATAGTAATGGATTGATTCCTGATATTGCACCAGAGTATATACAGTTTGATGGGCCTTTTGTTGATTCTCCTGAGTGGGGTACTACCGGTATGCTCGATTTATGGTTTTTATATAGCTGTTATGGGGATACCGCTATTATTCGCAACGCATACCCCATGATGCGCGCCTATGCACAATATTTACAAACAAAGGCGGAGAACCACTTGTTATTGTATGGCCTGGGAGACTGGCTGGATGTGGGCAATGTAACACCTAAAGGTCTTACAGCTACGGCCTATTACTATAAAGCTATAGCCGCTCTTGGTACAATGGCTGCTATTATCGGTGAAAAACAGGATGCAAGCTTTTATCAGCAATTGTCAGACAGTATTAAGCAATCCTTTAATCACAAATTCTTTAATGAGGAAAAGAAGATATATGCTACCGGTAGTCAAACTGCAATGGCGATGCCCTTGAGTCTGGGTATGGTGGATGAGAAGAATAAAAAAGAAGTATTGGATAACCTGATTCATCAAATTGAATCCATAGATGGTAACAGGATTACCGCAGGAGATGTGGGCCACAGGTTTTTGGTAAAAGCCCTATATGAAAACAATCACCCCGAAGTGTTATATAATATTACAAAGCGCGGCGATGTTCCGGGTTATGCCTATCAGCTAAACTTAGGTGCCACTGCATTGATCGAAACCTGGGACGGGAAGGCTTCTCAAAACCAACTAGCCATGGGGCACATATTGGAATGGTTTTACGAAGGTATTGCGGGTATCAGACAGGATAAACAGTCCGTGGCATTTAAAAATATTATTATTCAGCCACAGGTGGTTGGTGCAATTACTTCGGCTAGCGGCAGCTTCCATTCACCTTATGGTTGGATTAAGAGTAATTGGGAACTTAAACAGAACATGTTTTCAATCGATATTGAGATACCTGTCAATACCCAGGCCAAAGTAATTCTTCCTGCCAGATCCAATTCAAAAATCTGGATGAATGGAAGGAAGCTGGATGGATGGAAATGGGATAATGAAACCGTTACCTTGCAGGTTAATGCAGGTAAGTACACAATTAATATAAAGTAG
- a CDS encoding RagB/SusD family nutrient uptake outer membrane protein — protein MKKLLYTVALGTLLTSCSKDFLVRTPQSSITDGSFFKEESHFSQALVGAYASLRGLKGSRAAYVMGEMRSDNTFYEYNSTDRGVQYINMELADGFLDDASSNVTPEMYNSAYVAISRANSIISSSEKVKLRPEFIDPVLGEAKFIRALSYFDLVRYYGPVPLYLSNVTSQADAYLKRSPVTDVYKAIEDDLKDAIAKLAAPSFPEVGHANKGAAKMLLADVYITQKKYDLAYTELNDLMGMGYDLLDNYADVFKLAHKNSIESIFEIQYQQGNQGQQSSFVYAFLPITDDASMLTGTTGRVSAGGWNVPTQEMIDTYEPDDKRLEASISIIEGAGPVGQMVIGAVKSPVGYVTPPGKRSYRFIRKFLNPHSLINNTDDNFPVYRFSEALLAMAETLNELNRSAEALPFLNKVRKRAGLGNINTTDKVALQKIILHERRVELAFENKRWHDLLRSGKAIEVMTANGVYLKGIYPNLATNSYNLNQNKLLFAIPLREIQIGSLEQNKGY, from the coding sequence ATGAAAAAACTATTATATACTGTGGCGTTGGGCACATTACTGACTTCTTGCTCTAAGGATTTTTTAGTACGTACTCCACAGAGTTCTATTACAGACGGAAGTTTCTTTAAAGAAGAATCGCATTTTAGCCAGGCCCTGGTAGGTGCATATGCATCACTTAGAGGGTTAAAAGGTTCCCGTGCGGCTTACGTAATGGGCGAAATGCGGTCGGATAATACATTTTATGAATACAACTCAACCGACCGCGGAGTGCAGTATATTAACATGGAACTGGCAGATGGTTTTCTTGATGATGCGTCCAGTAATGTAACTCCCGAAATGTATAACTCGGCCTATGTTGCGATATCCCGTGCCAATAGTATTATCAGCAGTAGTGAAAAGGTCAAATTGCGCCCGGAATTTATTGATCCGGTTTTGGGGGAGGCGAAATTTATCAGGGCACTCAGTTATTTTGATCTCGTCCGATACTACGGACCTGTGCCCTTGTACTTAAGTAATGTGACCAGCCAGGCCGATGCATATCTGAAACGTTCCCCTGTTACAGATGTATACAAAGCTATTGAGGATGATTTGAAAGATGCAATAGCAAAGTTGGCGGCGCCATCTTTTCCTGAGGTAGGGCACGCCAATAAAGGTGCGGCAAAAATGCTACTGGCAGATGTATATATTACCCAAAAGAAGTATGATCTGGCTTATACAGAGTTGAATGATCTTATGGGCATGGGTTATGACTTGTTGGATAACTATGCAGACGTATTTAAACTAGCGCATAAGAATAGTATAGAATCTATTTTTGAAATTCAATACCAACAGGGCAACCAGGGGCAGCAAAGTAGTTTCGTATATGCATTTTTACCAATTACAGACGATGCCAGTATGCTTACCGGTACAACTGGCCGTGTGTCTGCGGGTGGATGGAATGTACCTACGCAGGAAATGATAGATACTTATGAACCCGACGATAAAAGACTGGAAGCATCTATCAGTATTATTGAAGGTGCCGGGCCAGTAGGGCAAATGGTAATAGGGGCGGTAAAGAGCCCAGTTGGTTACGTTACACCGCCTGGTAAAAGGTCGTATAGGTTTATCAGGAAATTTCTGAACCCTCACAGCCTGATAAACAATACTGACGATAACTTTCCGGTATACCGTTTTTCGGAAGCACTGCTGGCTATGGCTGAAACACTGAATGAATTGAATCGTTCGGCAGAGGCATTGCCCTTTTTGAACAAGGTGCGTAAAAGAGCAGGTCTTGGTAATATTAATACGACAGACAAGGTGGCTTTACAGAAAATTATCCTGCATGAAAGAAGAGTAGAACTTGCCTTTGAAAATAAAAGATGGCACGACCTGCTTAGAAGCGGCAAGGCTATCGAAGTAATGACTGCCAACGGCGTTTATTTAAAAGGGATTTACCCTAACTTGGCTACCAACAGTTATAACTTAAACCAAAATAAATTATTATTTGCTATCCCCTTGCGGGAAATCCAGATTGGAAGCCTTGAGCAAAACAAAGGCTATTAG
- a CDS encoding SusC/RagA family TonB-linked outer membrane protein — MSLFTFAQSGRIITGVIKDTNGSAVPGATVTVKGTTNAVVADNAGLYKITVQGNDAILVVSHTAFQTTEIQAGTANVHDVILKTFAKDLSEIVLIGYGSQKKRDLTGSVATIATAQLEDQPVGQIAQKIQGRIAGVQINQTSGQPGKGMSLRIRGAASVNAGNNPLYVVDESPIIGDINSINPNEIESISVLKGPSAASIYGSRAANGVVLITTKRAKQGKTSISLNIVQGVGEVPQRGRPNLMNAKEFLQFEKEVFEDRIRYEGYADGMPELYKNPEKWTGPDTDWMSVLLRKSRMSSYNLSLLAGKDKFSSATTIGYYKEEGVMLNTGYERYSLRSNNEYRFNDNIRVGVNIAPTFQDGQNFGTDGTFNIIFAGLTAPPIFSPYETNSDGTRKLRFEGPGLFTQPNWVTTLEDAINREKNLRLLSNAFLEVKFLKDFKFRSAMSVDLGSQSTRVFNPSSVGNIWSPPPTIPSGSYTTNNYVSWLTENTLAYNKTIADDHKIELLAGYSAQNFYEEYNSLSGSNFPDDMVSWIDAAAVKNGSNNMGDWSLLSMYSRLNYNYKGKYLFSASLRRDGSSRFGADNKWGSFPAVSAGWVVSDENFMRNIPVISNLKLRGEYGLVGNFNIGNYRQYSGVSTTNYVFGSALAQGRSLTSLGNSHLTWETTAGFDLGIDISFLNDRIAFTADYYQKQVDDMLYQVDVPLGTGFSSIQSNIGGFKFWGYEFSVSTRNFTGAFKWNTDLNISVNRNRVMKLGTNNTPIDGVGEQGTYWKTEVGKPMGQFWGYVFDGVYMNQHEFETQPVHVTSTVGTVRYKDLNGDGVITNADRTFLGDPNPKFLLGMNNSFSYKGFDLGIVISGAFGQDIINGQLEWSENQDGVFNVQKYLADRWRSEENPGSGKVPRTTGAGNNFFRYANSRWIEDGSYLTIRNITLGYVLPGLKKVFNRSRVYLSCQQAAVFTKYKGMSPETSINGLNGLREGVDAGAYPVPRTYAVGVDINF, encoded by the coding sequence ATGAGTTTATTCACATTTGCCCAGTCAGGTCGTATAATCACCGGGGTCATAAAAGATACAAATGGGAGCGCAGTACCTGGTGCAACAGTAACTGTTAAAGGCACCACAAATGCTGTTGTTGCTGATAATGCTGGTCTGTATAAAATAACTGTACAAGGTAATGATGCTATACTGGTAGTATCACACACCGCATTTCAAACCACGGAAATACAGGCAGGTACTGCCAATGTGCATGATGTAATCCTGAAAACATTTGCCAAAGACCTGTCTGAAATTGTTTTAATTGGTTATGGATCACAGAAGAAACGGGATCTTACGGGATCGGTGGCAACAATTGCTACTGCACAACTGGAAGATCAACCCGTGGGACAGATCGCGCAAAAAATACAAGGCAGGATTGCAGGGGTTCAAATTAACCAAACCTCAGGCCAACCAGGCAAAGGAATGTCGTTAAGAATTCGGGGCGCAGCCTCCGTGAATGCAGGAAATAACCCTTTGTATGTGGTGGATGAATCACCTATTATAGGGGATATCAACAGCATCAACCCTAATGAAATTGAAAGTATTTCTGTTTTAAAAGGACCTTCTGCCGCTTCTATTTATGGATCGCGTGCAGCTAATGGTGTTGTATTGATTACCACAAAGCGAGCCAAACAGGGAAAAACAAGTATTAGCCTTAATATTGTCCAGGGGGTGGGTGAGGTGCCCCAACGTGGCAGACCCAATTTAATGAATGCAAAAGAATTCCTGCAATTTGAGAAAGAGGTATTTGAAGACAGGATCCGTTATGAGGGTTATGCTGATGGTATGCCGGAACTTTATAAAAATCCGGAAAAATGGACCGGACCAGATACAGACTGGATGTCAGTACTATTACGTAAATCAAGAATGAGTAGTTATAACCTTTCATTGTTGGCTGGAAAGGATAAATTCAGTTCAGCAACAACGATCGGGTATTACAAGGAAGAGGGCGTAATGCTTAATACCGGCTATGAACGTTACTCGCTTCGTTCAAATAATGAATACCGTTTCAATGATAATATCCGGGTTGGTGTAAATATAGCGCCCACTTTTCAGGATGGTCAGAATTTTGGGACAGATGGTACCTTTAACATCATTTTTGCTGGGCTTACCGCTCCGCCCATTTTCTCTCCGTACGAAACAAATAGTGATGGTACCCGTAAGTTGCGCTTTGAAGGTCCGGGATTGTTTACACAGCCTAATTGGGTAACAACACTTGAAGATGCGATTAACCGGGAAAAAAACTTACGCCTGTTATCAAACGCATTTTTAGAGGTGAAGTTTTTGAAGGATTTTAAGTTCAGGAGTGCTATGTCTGTAGATCTTGGCAGTCAGTCAACCAGGGTGTTCAATCCTAGCTCCGTAGGCAATATCTGGTCTCCGCCACCAACCATTCCATCAGGTTCTTACACTACCAATAACTATGTTTCGTGGCTGACAGAAAATACGCTAGCATATAATAAAACAATTGCCGACGATCATAAAATAGAATTGTTGGCAGGTTATTCGGCGCAAAACTTTTATGAAGAATATAATAGTTTGAGCGGAAGCAATTTTCCTGATGATATGGTGTCATGGATAGATGCAGCGGCAGTTAAAAATGGTAGCAACAATATGGGCGATTGGTCACTTTTATCTATGTACAGCAGGTTGAACTATAACTACAAAGGAAAATATTTATTCTCTGCCTCTTTGAGAAGAGATGGTTCATCACGATTTGGTGCTGACAATAAATGGGGATCCTTTCCTGCGGTTTCAGCTGGTTGGGTAGTGTCTGACGAAAACTTTATGCGCAACATACCGGTTATCAGTAATCTGAAGCTACGTGGAGAATATGGCTTAGTGGGAAACTTTAATATTGGTAATTACAGGCAGTATAGTGGGGTGTCAACTACCAACTATGTATTCGGAAGCGCGCTGGCTCAGGGCAGAAGTTTAACTTCCTTAGGGAATTCTCACCTCACCTGGGAAACTACTGCTGGTTTTGACCTGGGTATTGATATATCCTTCTTAAACGATCGGATTGCTTTTACAGCTGATTATTATCAAAAGCAGGTAGATGATATGTTGTATCAGGTGGATGTTCCCCTGGGAACCGGTTTTTCCAGTATACAATCCAATATCGGAGGGTTTAAATTCTGGGGGTATGAATTTTCGGTAAGTACCCGGAATTTTACTGGTGCATTCAAATGGAATACAGACTTAAATATATCGGTTAATCGTAATCGGGTAATGAAACTTGGTACCAATAATACGCCCATTGATGGCGTTGGTGAGCAGGGCACCTATTGGAAAACAGAAGTGGGCAAGCCTATGGGACAGTTCTGGGGTTATGTGTTTGATGGTGTGTATATGAATCAGCACGAGTTTGAAACGCAACCGGTTCACGTAACATCAACGGTAGGAACCGTGCGTTATAAAGATCTGAATGGAGATGGTGTCATCACAAATGCCGACAGAACTTTTCTTGGAGATCCCAACCCCAAGTTTTTGTTAGGTATGAATAATAGTTTTTCTTATAAAGGGTTCGATTTAGGGATTGTAATTTCAGGTGCTTTCGGACAAGATATCATTAATGGTCAGCTGGAGTGGTCAGAAAATCAGGATGGTGTTTTCAACGTGCAAAAGTATTTGGCGGATCGCTGGCGTTCAGAAGAAAATCCGGGAAGCGGAAAAGTGCCTCGTACGACCGGGGCGGGCAATAACTTCTTCAGGTATGCTAATAGCCGTTGGATAGAAGATGGCTCTTATCTTACTATCAGGAATATTACTTTAGGATATGTATTACCGGGTTTAAAGAAAGTGTTTAACCGGTCAAGAGTTTACCTGAGTTGTCAACAGGCAGCGGTATTTACCAAATATAAAGGGATGTCGCCGGAAACAAGTATAAACGGATTAAACGGATTAAGGGAAGGCGTAGATGCGGGTGCTTATCCGGTTCCCAGAACTTATGCAGTTGGCGTGGATATTAATTTCTAA